From one Halothece sp. PCC 7418 genomic stretch:
- a CDS encoding DNA methylase N-4/N-6 domain-containing protein, whose amino-acid sequence MSFLTLPSKSRRVYPVGDDHPPEKEWRKRFIKYEWIEVSAYNSYSLCSDDRATLKSSRLIKKLGVALLLLIELVLDPFAGSGSTGIAAVGLGRIFLGFEIRRDYCDIAVKRFEDFIQERENFFEF is encoded by the coding sequence ATGTCCTTTTTGACACTCCCATCAAAAAGTCGTCGGGTTTATCCAGTTGGAGATGACCATCCCCCTGAGAAAGAGTGGCGAAAGCGGTTTATCAAATATGAGTGGATTGAAGTTTCAGCTTACAACAGTTATAGCTTGTGTAGCGACGATCGCGCAACTTTAAAAAGTAGTCGCTTGATTAAAAAGTTAGGTGTTGCTTTGTTATTGCTAATAGAGTTAGTGTTAGACCCATTTGCGGGATCGGGTTCAACTGGGATCGCAGCAGTGGGATTAGGAAGGATTTTCTTAGGGTTTGAGATCAGACGTGATTATTGTGATATAGCTGTGAAAAGATTTGAGGATTTTATCCAAGAAAGAGAAAACTTTTTCGAGTTTTAA